In one window of Rhizobium sp. ACO-34A DNA:
- a CDS encoding 50S ribosomal protein L3, with protein MRSGVIAQKVGMTRVYNDAGEHVPVTVLRLDNVQVVAQRTVEKNGYTAVQLGAGQAKVKNTSKAMRGNFAAASVEPKAKLVEFRVSEDNLIDVGSQLTAGHFSAGQLVDVTGTTIGKGFAGAMKRHNFGGLRATHGVSVSHRSHGSTGNNQDPGKVWKGKRMAGHMGQTRVTTQNLEVVSTDEDRGLILVKGAVPGSKGSWIIVRDAVKSAK; from the coding sequence ATGCGTTCAGGTGTGATTGCACAGAAAGTGGGAATGACCCGCGTCTATAACGACGCCGGCGAGCATGTCCCGGTAACAGTTCTGCGTTTGGATAACGTACAGGTCGTTGCCCAGCGCACTGTCGAGAAAAACGGCTACACGGCCGTCCAGCTCGGCGCTGGCCAGGCGAAGGTCAAGAATACTTCGAAGGCGATGCGCGGCAATTTTGCTGCTGCCTCCGTTGAGCCGAAGGCGAAGCTCGTCGAGTTCCGCGTTTCGGAAGACAATCTGATCGATGTCGGCTCCCAGCTCACCGCAGGCCATTTTTCGGCCGGCCAGCTGGTTGATGTCACCGGCACGACCATCGGTAAGGGTTTTGCTGGTGCGATGAAGCGCCACAACTTCGGTGGTCTGCGCGCAACCCACGGTGTTTCGGTTTCGCACCGTTCGCACGGTTCGACCGGTAACAACCAGGATCCGGGCAAGGTCTGGAAGGGCAAGCGCATGGCTGGTCACATGGGCCAGACCCGCGTCACCACCCAGAATCTTGAAGTCGTTTCGACCGATGAAGATCGTGGTCTGATCCTTGTGAAGGGCGCTGTTCCCGGTTCGAAGGGTTCCTGGATCATCGTGCGCGACGCCGTAAAGTCGGCGAAGTAA
- a CDS encoding 50S ribosomal protein L22: MGKAKAERRLKDNEAQAVARTLRVSPQKLNLVAALIRGKKVDRALADLEFSRKRIAGSVKKTLESAIANAENNHDLDVDQLIVAEAYVGKSIVMKRFHARGRGRASRIEKPFAHLTIVVREVEAKVEAA, encoded by the coding sequence ATGGGCAAGGCAAAAGCCGAACGCCGGCTGAAGGACAACGAGGCGCAGGCAGTTGCGCGCACGCTCCGCGTCAGCCCCCAGAAGCTCAACCTGGTTGCCGCGCTGATCCGCGGCAAGAAGGTTGACCGCGCTCTGGCCGACCTCGAGTTTTCGCGCAAGCGGATCGCCGGCAGCGTCAAGAAGACGCTCGAGTCTGCAATCGCAAACGCCGAAAACAACCACGACCTCGACGTTGACCAGCTCATCGTCGCGGAAGCCTACGTCGGCAAGTCGATCGTCATGAAGCGTTTCCACGCTCGTGGCCGCGGCCGCGCATCGCGCATCGAAAAGCCGTTCGCACACCTCACCATCGTCGTGCGCGAAGTCGAAGCCAAAGTGGAGGCCGCATAA
- a CDS encoding elongation factor Tu: MAKSKFERTKPHVNIGTIGHVDHGKTSLTAAITKFFGEFKAYDQIDAAPEEKARGITISTAHVEYETANRHYAHVDCPGHADYVKNMITGAAQMDGAILVCSAADGPMPQTREHILLARQVGVPAIVVFLNKVDQVDDAELLELVELEVRELLSSYDFPGDDIPVVKGSALAALEDSNKEIGENAIRKLMEEVDAYIPTPERPIDQPFLMPIEDVFSISGRGTVVTGRVERGIVKVGEEVEIVGIRPTSKTTVTGVEMFRKLLDQGQAGDNIGALVRGVNRDGVERGQILCKPGSVKPHKKFMAEAYILTKEEGGRHTPFFTNYRPQFYFRTTDVTGIVTLPEGTEMVMPGDNVTVAVELIVPIAMEEKLRFAIREGGRTVGAGIVASIIE, encoded by the coding sequence ATGGCAAAGAGTAAGTTTGAGCGCACGAAGCCGCACGTTAACATCGGCACGATTGGCCACGTTGACCATGGCAAGACGTCTCTGACGGCAGCGATCACGAAGTTTTTCGGCGAATTCAAGGCCTATGACCAGATTGACGCGGCTCCGGAAGAGAAGGCACGCGGCATCACCATCTCGACGGCGCACGTTGAGTACGAGACAGCGAACCGCCACTACGCGCACGTTGACTGCCCCGGCCACGCCGACTACGTCAAGAACATGATCACCGGTGCTGCGCAGATGGACGGCGCGATCCTGGTTTGCTCTGCCGCTGACGGCCCGATGCCGCAGACGCGCGAGCACATCCTGCTCGCTCGCCAGGTTGGCGTTCCGGCCATCGTTGTGTTCCTGAACAAGGTCGACCAGGTTGACGACGCGGAACTTCTGGAGCTCGTCGAGCTTGAAGTTCGCGAACTTCTGTCTTCGTACGACTTCCCGGGCGACGACATCCCGGTGGTCAAGGGCTCTGCTCTTGCCGCTCTGGAAGACTCCAACAAGGAAATCGGCGAAAACGCGATCCGCAAGCTGATGGAAGAAGTCGACGCGTACATTCCGACCCCGGAACGTCCGATCGACCAGCCGTTCCTGATGCCGATCGAAGACGTGTTCTCGATCTCGGGCCGTGGTACGGTTGTGACCGGCCGCGTCGAGCGCGGTATCGTCAAGGTTGGTGAAGAAGTCGAGATCGTCGGCATCCGTCCGACGTCGAAGACGACGGTGACCGGCGTTGAAATGTTCCGCAAGCTTCTCGACCAGGGCCAGGCCGGCGACAACATCGGCGCACTGGTTCGCGGTGTTAACCGTGACGGCGTCGAGCGTGGTCAGATCCTGTGCAAGCCGGGCTCTGTCAAGCCGCACAAGAAGTTCATGGCCGAAGCCTACATCCTGACGAAGGAAGAAGGCGGCCGTCATACGCCGTTCTTCACGAACTACCGTCCGCAGTTCTACTTCCGCACGACGGACGTGACGGGTATCGTTACGCTTCCGGAAGGCACGGAAATGGTCATGCCGGGCGACAACGTCACGGTTGCGGTTGAGCTGATCGTTCCGATCGCGATGGAAGAAAAGCTGCGCTTCGCTATCCGCGAAGGCGGCCGTACCGTCGGCGCCGGCATCGTCGCTTCCATCATCGAGTGA
- a CDS encoding 50S ribosomal protein L2 — translation MALKNFNPTTPSQRQLVIVDRSGLYKGKPVKALTEGLSKSGGRNNLGRITARFIGGGHKRTYRLVDFKRRKFDVEGTVERLEYDPNRTAFIALVTYTDGEQAYILAPQRLAAGDKVIASDKAVDVKPGNTMPLQYIPVGSIVHNVEMKPGKGGQIARSAGTYVQLVGRDAGMAILRLNSGEQRLVPGSCLATVGAVSNPDHGNINDGKAGRTRWRGKTPHNRGVVMNPVDHPHGGGEGRTSGGRHPVSPWGKPTKGKRTRSNKSTDKFIMRSRHLKKK, via the coding sequence ATGGCATTGAAAAATTTCAATCCGACCACTCCGAGCCAGCGTCAGCTCGTCATCGTCGACCGTTCGGGCCTGTACAAGGGCAAGCCGGTCAAGGCGCTGACGGAGGGTCTCTCCAAGAGCGGTGGCCGTAACAACCTCGGTCGCATCACCGCTCGCTTCATCGGCGGTGGTCACAAGCGCACCTACCGTCTCGTTGACTTCAAGCGTCGCAAGTTCGACGTGGAAGGCACCGTTGAGCGTCTGGAATACGACCCGAACCGCACCGCGTTCATCGCCCTCGTCACCTACACGGATGGCGAACAGGCCTACATCCTGGCTCCGCAGCGCCTCGCTGCCGGCGACAAGGTCATCGCTTCCGACAAGGCTGTCGACGTAAAGCCCGGCAACACCATGCCGCTGCAGTACATCCCGGTCGGCTCGATCGTCCACAACGTCGAAATGAAGCCGGGCAAGGGCGGTCAGATCGCCCGTTCGGCTGGCACCTACGTGCAGCTCGTCGGCCGCGATGCCGGCATGGCTATCCTGCGCCTGAACTCTGGCGAACAGCGCCTCGTTCCGGGCTCGTGCCTGGCTACCGTTGGTGCCGTTTCCAACCCGGATCACGGCAACATCAACGACGGTAAGGCCGGTCGTACCCGCTGGCGCGGCAAGACTCCGCATAACCGCGGCGTTGTCATGAACCCGGTCGACCACCCGCACGGTGGTGGTGAAGGCCGCACGTCCGGTGGTCGTCACCCGGTTTCGCCGTGGGGCAAGCCGACCAAGGGCAAGCGCACCCGTTCGAACAAGTCGACCGACAAGTTCATCATGCGCTCGCGCCACCTGAAGAAGAAGTAA
- a CDS encoding 50S ribosomal protein L4, whose translation MELNVKTLEGKDAGKVSLSDAIFGLEPREDIIARVIRWQLANKRQGTHKIKTRGEVSRTGSKMYKQKGTGRARHHSARAPQFRGGGKAHGPVVRSHAHDLPKKVRALALRHALSAKLKSEDLIIVDQLVAAEAKTKALIGSFASLGLTNALVIGGAEIDGNFKLAAANIPNVDVLPVQGINVYDILRRGKLVLSKAAVEALEERFK comes from the coding sequence ATGGAATTGAACGTCAAGACCCTCGAGGGCAAGGACGCCGGCAAGGTTTCTCTGTCGGATGCGATTTTCGGCCTTGAGCCGCGCGAAGACATCATTGCCCGTGTGATCCGTTGGCAGCTGGCAAACAAGCGCCAGGGCACCCACAAGATCAAGACCCGTGGCGAAGTCTCCCGCACCGGCTCCAAGATGTACAAGCAGAAGGGTACGGGCCGCGCTCGTCACCATTCGGCTCGCGCTCCGCAGTTCCGCGGCGGTGGTAAGGCTCACGGCCCGGTTGTTCGCAGCCATGCTCATGACCTGCCGAAGAAGGTTCGCGCTCTCGCTCTGCGTCACGCTCTGTCCGCCAAGCTGAAGTCTGAAGACCTCATCATCGTCGACCAGCTCGTCGCTGCTGAAGCAAAGACCAAGGCTCTGATCGGCAGCTTCGCTTCGCTCGGCCTCACCAACGCACTCGTAATCGGCGGCGCCGAGATCGATGGCAATTTCAAGCTCGCTGCCGCAAACATCCCGAACGTCGATGTTCTGCCGGTTCAGGGCATCAACGTTTACGACATCCTGCGTCGCGGCAAGCTCGTGCTTTCCAAGGCTGCGGTTGAAGCTCTGGAGGAGCGGTTCAAATGA
- a CDS encoding 50S ribosomal protein L23, whose product MTDLRHYDVIVSPSITEKSTLVSEQNQVVFNVAKGASKPEIKAAVEALFGVKVTAVNTLLRKGKIKRFRGFAGKQKDVKKAIVTLAEGQSIDVSTGV is encoded by the coding sequence ATGACTGATCTTCGCCACTACGACGTGATCGTATCTCCGTCGATCACTGAAAAGTCGACCCTGGTATCCGAACAGAACCAGGTCGTCTTCAACGTCGCCAAGGGTGCAAGCAAGCCGGAAATCAAGGCTGCTGTCGAAGCGCTCTTCGGTGTCAAGGTCACCGCCGTGAACACGCTGCTCCGCAAGGGCAAGATCAAGCGTTTCCGCGGCTTCGCCGGCAAGCAGAAGGACGTCAAGAAGGCGATCGTAACGCTCGCCGAAGGTCAGTCCATCGACGTGTCGACGGGCGTCTGA
- a CDS encoding elongation factor G, with protein MAREYKIEDYRNFGIMAHIDAGKTTTTERILYYTGKSHKIGEVHDGAATMDWMEQEQERGITITSAATTTFWKGRDGKMRRFNIIDTPGHVDFTIEVERSLRVLDGAIALLDANAGVEPQTETVWRQAEKYNVPRMIFCNKMDKTGADFYRSVEMIKTRLGATAVVMQLPIGAETEFKGVVDLIEMNALVWRDESLGAAWDVVEIPADLKEKAEEYREKLIETVVEIDEEAMEAYLNGDLPDNDKIRELVRRGTIDVKFHPMFCGTAFKNKGVQPLLDAVVDYLPSPLDIPAIKGIDFKTEAEIERHADDNEPLSMLAFKIMNDPFVGSLTFARIYSGKLEKGSSVLNTVKDKRERVGRMLQMHSNSREDIEEAFAGDIVALAGLKETTTGDTLCDPLKPVILERMEFPEPVIQIAIEPKSKGDQEKMGLALNRLAAEDPSFRVKTDQESGQTIIAGMGELHLDIIVDRMRREFKVEANVGAPQVAYRETITRQHEEDYTHKKQSGGTGQFARVKIVFEPNPDGEDFVFESKIVGGAVPKEYIPGVQKGIESVLSSGPLAGFPMLGVKATLIDGAFHDVDSSVLAFEIASRACFREAAKKAGAQLLEPMMKVEVVTPEDYVGDVIGDLNSRRGQIQGQEQRGIAIVINAHVPLANMFKYVDNLRSMSQGRAQYSMTFDHYAPVPSNVATEIQAKYSGQK; from the coding sequence ATGGCTCGCGAATATAAAATCGAAGACTACCGCAATTTTGGCATCATGGCCCACATCGATGCCGGCAAGACCACGACTACCGAGCGTATCCTTTACTACACCGGTAAGTCGCACAAGATCGGCGAAGTGCACGACGGCGCTGCTACCATGGACTGGATGGAGCAGGAGCAGGAACGCGGCATCACCATCACGTCCGCTGCTACCACGACCTTCTGGAAGGGTCGCGACGGCAAGATGCGCCGCTTCAACATCATCGACACCCCCGGCCACGTTGACTTCACCATCGAAGTCGAACGTTCGCTGCGCGTTCTCGACGGTGCGATCGCTCTTCTCGATGCCAACGCCGGCGTAGAGCCGCAGACGGAAACCGTCTGGCGTCAGGCTGAGAAGTACAATGTTCCGCGCATGATCTTCTGCAACAAGATGGACAAGACCGGCGCGGACTTCTACCGCTCGGTCGAGATGATCAAGACCCGTCTTGGCGCAACCGCTGTCGTCATGCAGCTCCCTATCGGTGCAGAAACCGAATTCAAGGGTGTTGTCGACCTGATCGAGATGAACGCGCTCGTATGGCGCGATGAGTCCTTGGGCGCTGCCTGGGACGTCGTCGAAATCCCGGCTGACCTGAAGGAAAAGGCTGAAGAATATCGCGAAAAGCTGATCGAGACCGTTGTCGAGATCGACGAAGAAGCGATGGAAGCCTACCTCAACGGCGATCTGCCCGACAACGACAAGATCCGCGAACTCGTTCGCCGCGGTACCATCGACGTGAAGTTCCATCCGATGTTCTGCGGTACCGCGTTCAAGAACAAGGGCGTTCAGCCGCTTCTCGACGCTGTTGTCGACTATCTGCCGTCGCCGCTCGACATTCCGGCGATCAAGGGTATCGACTTCAAGACCGAAGCCGAAATCGAGCGTCACGCTGACGACAACGAGCCTCTCTCGATGCTCGCGTTCAAGATCATGAACGACCCCTTCGTCGGTTCGCTGACCTTCGCACGCATCTACTCCGGCAAGCTCGAAAAGGGTTCGTCGGTTCTGAACACGGTCAAGGACAAGCGCGAGCGCGTCGGCCGTATGCTCCAGATGCACTCCAACAGCCGTGAAGACATCGAAGAAGCCTTTGCAGGCGACATCGTTGCTCTTGCTGGCCTGAAGGAAACCACCACGGGTGACACGCTCTGCGATCCGCTGAAGCCGGTTATCCTCGAGCGCATGGAATTCCCCGAGCCGGTCATCCAGATCGCCATCGAGCCGAAGTCCAAGGGCGACCAGGAAAAGATGGGCCTCGCGCTCAACCGTCTGGCTGCAGAAGATCCGTCCTTCCGCGTGAAGACGGACCAGGAATCGGGTCAGACGATCATCGCTGGCATGGGCGAACTTCACCTCGACATCATCGTCGACCGCATGCGTCGCGAGTTCAAGGTTGAAGCCAACGTCGGTGCTCCGCAGGTTGCTTACCGCGAAACCATCACGCGTCAGCACGAAGAAGACTACACGCACAAGAAGCAGTCCGGTGGTACCGGTCAGTTCGCGCGCGTCAAGATCGTCTTCGAACCGAACCCGGATGGCGAAGATTTCGTCTTCGAATCCAAGATCGTCGGCGGTGCTGTTCCGAAGGAATACATCCCGGGCGTTCAGAAGGGTATCGAAAGCGTTCTGTCTTCCGGTCCGCTCGCTGGCTTCCCGATGCTCGGCGTCAAGGCCACCCTCATCGACGGTGCCTTCCATGACGTTGACTCGTCGGTTCTCGCCTTCGAAATCGCATCGCGTGCCTGCTTCCGTGAAGCAGCCAAGAAGGCCGGCGCTCAGCTGCTCGAGCCGATGATGAAGGTCGAAGTCGTAACGCCGGAAGACTACGTCGGTGACGTTATCGGTGACCTGAACTCCCGCCGTGGTCAGATCCAGGGTCAGGAACAGCGCGGCATCGCGATCGTCATCAACGCTCACGTACCGCTGGCGAACATGTTCAAGTATGTCGACAACCTGCGCTCCATGTCTCAGGGCCGTGCACAGTACTCGATGACCTTCGATCACTACGCACCGGTTCCGTCGAACGTCGCAACCGAAATCCAGGCAAAGTACTCCGGTCAGAAGTAA
- a CDS encoding 30S ribosomal protein S10, whose amino-acid sequence MNGQNIRIRLKAFDHRVLDASTREIVSTAKRTGASVRGPVPLPTRIEKFTVNRSPHVDKKSREQFEMRTHKRLLDIVDPTPQTVDALMKLDLAAGVDVEIKL is encoded by the coding sequence ATGAACGGCCAGAATATCCGCATCCGCCTCAAGGCGTTTGATCACCGGGTTCTCGATGCCTCCACGCGGGAGATTGTTTCGACCGCAAAGCGCACCGGTGCAAGCGTTCGCGGCCCGGTACCGCTTCCGACTCGCATTGAAAAATTTACTGTTAACCGTTCGCCTCACGTCGACAAGAAGAGCCGCGAACAGTTCGAGATGCGCACGCATAAGCGTCTTCTCGATATCGTTGATCCGACCCCGCAGACCGTTGACGCTCTGATGAAGCTCGACCTTGCTGCCGGCGTAGACGTCGAGATCAAGCTCTAA
- a CDS encoding 30S ribosomal protein S19, with translation MARSVWKGPFVDGYLLKKAEKVREGGRAEVIKMWSRRSTILPQFVGLTFGVYNGSKHVPVSVNEDMVGHKFGEFAPTRTYYGHGADKKAKRK, from the coding sequence ATGGCTCGTTCAGTATGGAAAGGCCCGTTCGTCGACGGCTATCTTCTCAAGAAGGCTGAGAAGGTTCGCGAAGGCGGTCGCGCTGAAGTGATCAAGATGTGGAGCCGTCGCTCCACCATCCTGCCCCAGTTCGTCGGTCTCACCTTCGGCGTCTACAACGGCAGCAAGCATGTTCCGGTCAGCGTCAACGAAGACATGGTCGGACACAAGTTCGGTGAATTCGCTCCGACCCGGACCTACTACGGTCACGGTGCGGACAAGAAGGCGAAGAGGAAGTAA